The stretch of DNA TAAGGTAAAGGAAACATGATGACTGTCCGGGACTCCTGGACGGTATTATAGCCGTCATGGACTGTCACAGTATATGTTGTGGTATCAGATAAGGGTTTCGTCCATGTTGTATCGGAATTGGGTGAATGAACATCCTGTGCGGGGGACCATGAAATGGTATAATACCCTTCGTTTCCACCATATGGAAAGGCAATCAGCAACGTTGAATCACCTCTGCATACTGCCGTATCGGCGGAATAAGGATTGGCTCCCAGAGGACCTCCAGATAAGTTGACAACGACTGTATCGTAATTTATACAGCCGAAGCCATCCTCACCTTTGAGAACGAATACCTGAGGGGCGTAAAGGTTTGTCGTGTAAGGACCGGGGACATTGGGCCAACCGGCAATGAATGCAGTAGGTTCCCAATGATATCCATACGGAGGACCATTACTGCCTGTGACTGTGCCGATAAGCGGAGTGGCTGTTCCATATGGGATAAGCCAATCAGTGCCGGCATTAACAATGGGTAATGGTTTTACTGTCACCGTTACTGTTTTATTGACCTGGTTGTAGCCATCGTAAATGATGACTGTATAAGTTGTAGTTATAGAAGGCCAGACCTTTGGATTCTGCGTATTTGTTGCAAATCCTGGTGGAATTGATGTCCATGAGAACGTATAATTTTCTGATCCGCCGGAGGGCAGGCAGCTTAATTGCGATGAGTCACCAAAACAAATGGTGTTGGGTTCGGCATAAGCATTGGCGCCGAGAGGGCCACCATAAATATGCACCAGGATTTCATCGGAGTCAACACAGGAATTATCGTCAGTGACTGTCAGTTCGAATAATGTGGAGGCCTTGAGAGCTATTGTAGTAGGTCTCGGAATATTCGCGACAACCAGTGAGTCATGAGGTTCCCAGGCATATTGGAGAGGTGGGGAACCCGAGGCGGTGGCTTCGCCAAATATAGTGGTGGTGTTATAGAGCAGGTTAATGTCGGTACCGGCATTAACAATGGGAAGGGCATTTACTGTCACCTGGAGAGGCGATGACGCATTCCCCGGTTCACCACAGGTATTGATACCCGCCACTGTGATGCTGGCAGTGCCGGAAAAGGCACTAGTCCAGTCAACGGTTGCCGATGTGGTTGTGCCGGATATGGTTCCGGCAGTGACAGGGGCAATGGCCCATTGATATGAAACAGCACCCGGCGTGCTGTTGGTCTGGTACTGTTTATTGTCACTATTCTGGCATATCTCAGCCGGACCTGTCGGCGTTTCCGGTGCAGAGGGCGGCTGAATTTGATTGATAGTTTGAATTGTGTCACCTTCGCAGCCATTATTTGTGGTAACTAAAAGGCTTACATTGTGGACTCCTTGTGTGGTGAAAGTATGTTGCGGATTCTTTGTCGTGGCTGTTCCTCCGTCACCAAAATTCCATTGCCATTCAACGACAGTACCGGCAACAGGATTTGAATTGTCATTGAATTGTGTCGGAGCACCAAAGCAATAAGGAATGTAGGTGAATTTAGCCACAGGCGCTGTCAGAATTTCAACGGTTTCTTCGGCAGTGTTATTCGTCGTTGCATATTGCAGGATCAATGATACAACATATTCCCCTGGCAGGGCATATTTATGTTTGGGATTCCAGGCAGGCGACTGGTTTCCGTCACCAAAGTTCCACGTCACCGACTCTACTCCTTCAAGACTTGATATAATAGTAAATTGTGTGCTGTCGCCATAACAGATATTAGAATAAGTAAAGGATGGCGGTGCGAAATATGACTGTATGAATGTGGGTAATCCCATGCGGCACACGTGTGCAGTTCCTTCCCATAAGGTAATACCATCATTAATGAAATGACATTCGACGCCTCCTATATTGGGATTGTTTATCACGCCAAGTTTCCCAAAGTCATAACGCGAAACATATATTTTCTGGTTTGGGCCCACCTGCAGTGCGCCTCTTCCATCTGAAGCAGTACTTGCCACAGTTGCCGTACCGATTCTGACCTTGGAATTCACAATGCTTGCTGAGTCACCAGCATAGGCGTTGAACTGGAATATACGCATTATGGTCAGCGTATCCAGGCTGGCTTCGGTAATGTATAAATAACGCGAATTGGGTGAGAACTCCACACCGTACGCCTTTGTGAAACTCCCCAGTGTAATCGGATTTGATACAACGCCGGTCTCATTATTAAAGTCAAACAACTGGTAATATCCATCAAATTCTACTGCCAGTGCCAGTTTCTGCCCATCGGGTGCGCCTTTTAGATAGCCCTGCGTATTATATCTGTTGCCACCATGATATCTGCCAACGGCTGACACTACTTTGTTTGCCGTATCAACACCATTTGCGGCGGTTACTTTGTAGGCTACGAATTCATTGGAAGGGTGCTCCGTGGTATCCTGGCCAACAATTTCCAGCCAGCGCCATTTATGAGTGATCACCCATATATCTTCATTGTTGCTGGCCTTCATGGCTGTCACTTTTTCAACGACAGGCGTTACAAGCTGCACATTTTTTTCTGTCACCTTACCCAATCCCCCTCCTTCGTTCATGTCAACAACGGAATATTGCAGACCGACCGGATCGCCCTGGTAAGGGACAGTGAAAATATAATAAAGATTAGCATACTGTGGCCGCGGCACGATAATACCCGATTGTGTTGACGACATGTGTCCTCCCAGTCCTGTACCGTTCAGCATCTCGGTGTTATTTTTATTCCACACTGTTGTCCCATCAGTATAAAACAGTAAGTTACCATCACTGTCAGAAATGGTGGCACATCCTTCAAAAGTGAGCATGGCACTGGTTATAATAGCTGAAGGAGGTATAGTGTTAAAGTCCATGCCAAGGTATTTGCCAAACATCCATACATTGGCCTCTTTCTGCTGGGCGAACGAATAAAATGTCAGAAAGATCAGGCAAAACAGAGAAAACAATATTTTTTTCAAGATGTTACCTCCCTCTTTTCTCCTACAAAGTTATAAATAGAAATAGATAAAATTCAAATTATCTGCCTAATTTTTAACCCAGGAAATGGCAAAGTGTGTTTCATTCGGTTTTTTATCGGATAAAATAAGCACCATCAATGTCATATTCGAAGACACACGGGCACCTGGTTAATAGCTGGTCTTCACATCCAGGGCGTCGCGCAATGCATTTCCTATCAGCATAAATGCCAGCACAGTGATCATGATGGCTATGCCGGGCAGAATGGCGAGGTAAGCTGAATCGAGAATGATATAGCTGTAATTTTCTTTGATCATTGTCCCCCAGGATGGTATGGGAGGTTGGACGCCTATTCCCAGAAAGCTTAATCCTGCCTCGATAAGAATGGCGGAGGCGAAATTTGCCGCTGTAATCACAATGACGGGAGCCATTACATTTGGCAGGATATGCCGTGTGATGATCCGTAAATTCCTGAAACCAAGGGCACGGCCGGCTTCAACGTACTCCTTTTCGCGTATGCTCATGATCTGCCCCCTGACTACGCGTGCCACTTCAACCCACATAGTCAGCCCCACAGCTACAAAAACCTGCCAGAATCCTTTACCCAATGCAAAAGTGATGGCGATGACCAGCAATAGCGTCGGTATCGACCATACCACATTGATGATCCAAACGATAAGTGAATCTACACGTCCCCTGAAAAAGCCGGCAAGGGAACCCAGCACTATACCAATCAGAAGAGATATGAAAACGGAAATGAATCCCACTGAAAGACTGACTCTGGTGCCGATCATCAGCTCACTAAGCATATCACGGCCATAACGATCTGTGCCAAGGAGAAAGCTTCTTTTAATTATCCGTTCCTGAAGGACTTTATTTTTCATCTCTTCCAGTGATTCCCTGTGCATATTCCCTAGGACATCCTTGAAAACTAACTGATTCCCGTCCCTGATGATCTTATCATCGATGGAAAGTGGATAAAGTACATCAGCCATATCAAATGTTCTCTCGGGGGCGACTTCACCCGGAATATCTGAGAATTCACTGATTATGATATACTGACCATCAAATCTATACCGGATGAAGGGCACGCAGGTATATGTACGTTTTTGGCCATAGAACATCCTTTTAAGGAAATTGGTCTTTTCAGGTTTTTCGTTTTTTTCGACTTTAAGCATATTCACCGTGAATCCGGGTTTCTTTGCCGACAGCTCAATGAATTGCTCATTGGCAAAAGGGGTAGGATCGGGAGTGATCCAATATCCAAGAACAGCTATGATGCCAGCAACTATTATGATGACCATGGATCCTATGGCCAGGTTATTCTTCAGTAGCTTACGCAAGGCCAGTTTGGATAAAGAACCAGAGCTGATATATTTCTTTTTGCGTAGGAACATGAATGCCTAATATTTTTTAACAAAGCTAAGTATTTTAAATAAATGGCTTTAAGTTACAAGTTACAAGTTACAAGTTGCAGGTTGCAGGTTGTGAGAAGTAATATAGTAAATGCTCCCCATTCAACCAAGTGCTTACAACTTGTGACTTGTAACCTGCAACTTGTAACACGCAACTTGTAACCTGCAGCTCTTTTATTTTAGCCACATGCATTTTTTCCCCAAAGATTTATTATTTTTGCAGCCTTCATGGTGGATGTAGCTCAGCTGGTTAGAGCACTGGACTGTGGATCCAGTTGTCGTGGGTTCGACTCCCATCATCCACCCCACATACTTCAGGGCAGGGTGTAATTCCCGACCGGCGGTATAGTCCGCGACTCCCGATATGATTAAAATCAGATTGGGACTGACCCGGTGCAACTCCGGAACCGACAGTAAAGTCTGGATGGAAGAAGTGTTATAAATGAGCAGGAATCAATAATTAATAATTATTGGATCCTGAATTATAGATTTTATTTAAAAGCCCTGGAGTGTATCCGGGGTTTTTTTTTATGAATACTACTTTTAAAACTTTTGATGATGAGCAGGATAAGCAGAATACCTAAAATGCCGGGCTTGATAGTTTGTTTTATGATTGCGGTGCTCTTCTCTTACGCACAGGGTGTTGCCACAGGGACTATAACAGATATGAAAACCGGTCAGCCTGTCCCCGGGGTGTCGGTGCATCTTAAGTCCGGTGGAACAGCTACTGCCACTGATATTGAAGGGAGATTCAGCATAACGGTTCCCATTGGTCGGCAAGTTCTGGTCCTTTCATTCATCGGGTATAAACCTGTTGAAATTCTCCTGAATCTTAAAGACAATGAAACAAAAGAGTTGGGTGAAATTGGCATCGCCGCGGATATCATTGAGCTGAAAGGCGTAAACATCATCTCTTCCTTTGCTCAGGAGAGGAAAACACCTATTGCCATGTCAACAATAAAAGCGATGATGATTGAGAAAGAGCTGGGTAATCAGGATTATCCGGCCATCATGAAAATGATGCCTGGTATTTATGTGACGCGTGAGGGAGGAGGTACAGGTGATGACCGTCTGTCTGTCAGGGGTTTCCAGCAGGAAAATGTGGCTCTCCTGCTGAATGGCGTACCTGTGGGTAGTGTAGAAAATGGCCTCGTCTATTGGTCTAACTGGACGGGTCTTGCCGATGCCACGCAAACCATACAGGTTCAGAAAGGCCTCGGCGCTTCGAACGTGGCATTGAACTCGGTAGGAGGTACCATTAATATCATCACCAAAACAACTGAAAGTGAAAAGGGAGGAGCACTTAAAGTGTCATTTACCGACTATGGAAATTATAAGGCCATGTTAAGCTTGTCGACCGGAAGGCTGAATGGGGGTTATGCGGTTACTTTTCTCGGCACACGAATCAAAGGCCCCGGCTATGTGGATGCAACGTATGTGGATGCATGGTCATATTTTCTTTCTGTCAGCAAGGAATTCGGCAGGAACCATAAATTGGTTTTTACCGGTATGGGATCTCCGGAACGGCATGGTCAGAATGTTTATAAAATGTCAGTGGAAGAATATAATAAATACGGAAACAAATTTAACTACGATTGGGGGAGCTATAACGGTAAAATCAATAATCTCACCGAGAATTTTTATCATAAACCGCAATTGAACCTGAATCACTATTGGAACATATCCGACCGTTCGTTCCTGGCGACGTCGGTCTATTTTTCATATGGCACTGGTGGGGGAAAATGGTCGGAAAGCTTCTATAGTCCATCCATATTCACTTTCCGGAATCCCTCTAACCAGGTTGACTGGGATGCAGTGTACCAGGAGAATGTCACAAATCAGGATTCCACCAAGTTGGCTAATGGTCAATATGTAACCGGATATTCCAAATATATTCAGACTCATTTCCTTGCCGATCATTACTGGGCAGGATTATTATCGACTTACAAGCATGATTTTGGCAGCCGGTTCAACCTGATGACCGGAATCCATGTCAGGCATTTCAAATCACGGCTGTATGAAAAAGTACAGGATCTTCTCGGAGGGCAGTATTGGATAGAGGATTATGCATGGGCTGTGGATGGCGTTGCCGATAGAAATGAGATCAAGACCATTGGTGATGTGATCAAGCTGGACAATGGCGCCATTATCAGTTATGCCGGTGCATTTGGGCAATTGGAATATTCCGGTGATGTTATATCTGCGTTTATCGCCGGCACTATTTCCAATACTTGGTACCAGCGCGAAGACAGGTATAACTATATATCCAACATCAAAAGCGAGCAAGTGACTCGCGGCGGCTTTGATGTCAAAACCGGAATAAATTATAATATTAACTCGTCACACCGTGTTTTCCTGAATACCGGCTATTATTCAAAAGAACCCTATTTCAAGTTCATTTTCGTCAACTTTTCCAACACGGTTGCGCAGAATATTAAAAATGAAAAGATAACTGCTATTGAAATGGGTTATGGATATCATGGAAAGAATGTCACTCTCGGTATTAATGGCTACTATACTTACTGGAAGGACAAATCCCTGTTGTCGAATGAGAACATCCCCTTGTCCGACAGCACTATGACAAGAGCTATGATCAGGGGACTGGATGCATTGCACAAGGGTATTGAATTGGAGTTGAGTACCCGGCCATTCAGGTTCCTGGATGCCGGAGCTACGCTATCTCTCGGCAACTGGAAATGGAAGAACAATGTCATTGCAGAGCTTTATAATGAAGATGATGTACTCATTGACACCACCGAAGTATACGCTGACGGGCTTTATGTTGGTGGTGCTCCCCAGACTCAGTTAGGCATATTTGCCGGTATCGGAATAACCCCTGATCTGAACCTGAAAATAAATTGGCTCTATTATAACCGGTTATGGGCCGACTTTGATCCTGCCCTTCGCAATAACCCTGATGATCACCGGCAGCCATATCGTCTTCCGCGATATTCTGTCGTTGACATCCTGCTAAATTATCATTTTACAATTGGAAAGCAGGATGCCTCTTTCGAAGCAGGATGCTACAATGTTCTCGGAAAAGAATATATTCTGAGGGGTGAAGATGGCCCAAACCACGATGAAGCCGGTTTCAGAGGATTCTGGTCGTTTGGAAGGACGTTTAATTTCGGTATGAGGGTCGAATTTTAATCGGAGGTTTGTCATGCCGGTTTTTATATCCCTGTAAATTTGCTGGAACAGTTACTCCTGTATAAAAGATACCTATCTTTGCCGGATGCAATACAGTTACCAGCATATAGCCAGGTTATCCGGTTCCCTTCTTTTTCTGACATTCTTGTTATCGGTTATTATCTGCCAGGCGCAGCCTCATTTTCCTGATTCAACTGAAATATACAGGGATAATGTTGTTCCCCGCATTGATATTCTGATTCATCCTGATTCACTGGCCATCATTTATGAAGATCTTGAGAACGATCATGAATTTCCTGCCACTTTTATCTTTAACAATGGAATGTTGTACGATACAGTTGATCAGATCGGCTTCAGGTTGCGCGGTAACACATCACGCTATGCCAAAAAGAAATCTTTCAAGGTTTCCTTTAATACTTATCACCAGGGTCGGAAGTTTCAGGGGTTGGAAAAAATGAACCTGAACAGTGAACATAATGATCCTTCCATCATCCGCGCAAAACTGTGCTGGAATATCTTACGGAAAATGGAGATAGCCTCACCCAATGCCAATCATGTGGAAGTTTACATTAATGGCAACTATTACGGACTATATATTAGTGTGGAAAATGTCGATGAAACGTTTGTCGGGTCACGTTTTGGCAATAATGACGGAAACCTATACAAATGCCTGTGGCCTGCTGACCTGACATGGCTTGGGGATAACCCGGATGACTATAAATTTGTTATTGATGGCAGGAGGGCTTATGAACTGTCGATAAATAAAGAGGAAGACGATTACACCGACCTGCGGGATTTCATCAAAGTACTTCATTTTACATCTGACGAAGAGTTTGAATGTGCTATTGAAGAGATTTTTAATGTGTATGATTACCTGAAGATTATGGTCTTCGAAATACTCAGCGGCCACTGGGATGATTATATATACAATAAGAATAACTTTTACCTGTATCATAATACAGCTACCGGAAAGTTCGAGTTTATCCCGTATGATCTGGACAACACTTTTGGTATCGACTGGTTTAACATTGACTGGGGCACCCGGAGTATTTACGAATGGGGCCCTGCAGAATCCCGTCCATTATTCGACAGGATAATGGCTGTGCAGAAATTCCGTGATCAGTTTTCCTTTTATATGTCACAAACTCTTCAGCATATCTGGAATCCTATTGTGTTTTATCCTGAAATAGATCAGATACGCCAATTAATTTCACCTTATGTGATAGATGATCCCTACTATCCACAGGATTATGGTTATACATATTCTGATTTTTTAAACTCCTATAACCAGCCATTAGGCGGCCATGTCAAATATGGTTTGAAACCCTATATTCTTACACGCTTTAACACAGCTTCAGGGCAGGTGATCCAGAACAATATAATTCCTGTTATCAAATATATCCGGCATAACGGGCCCAGTGTCTACCAGTATGTTCTTTTTCGTGCATTTGCCGAAGATGATGGTGATGGCCTGAGTGTAAATGCCCGATATACTGTTGATGAAGGTATATACCAGATTCTGCAACTTTTTGATGATGGTCAGCATTTTGACGGTGGCGCTGGCGACAGGATCTATGGTAACTACCTGGAGGGTTTCAGTGAGCCAACCCAGATCCGCTTTCAAATACAGGCAACAGATCTGACAGGAAAAACAAACCTGCTGCCTTGTGAACCAGTTCTCATAGATATTGCAACTTACCAGCCGCCCCTGCTTTATATCAATGAATTCATGGCCAACAATGATTCAACGATTGCCGATGAGTCGGGGGAATTTGAAGATTGGTTGGAAATTTATAACGGCGACACCGAATCTCTGTGGCTTGGTGATAAATACATGAGCGACAGCCTTGAAAATCCTTTAATGTGGCCGATGCCTGAGATATTCCTTGATCCAGGTGCATTTATTCTCATCTGGGCAGATAATTCCCCTGAAGAGGGATTATTTCATACGAAATTCAAACTCAACAAGGCAGGGGAGGAGATCACCATTTTTGATGCACCTTCACTCGGTTCTCCCATTATTGACAGGATAACATACGGCCCTCAGGAATCCGATATTTCTTATGGCCGCGAAATCGACGGCAGTGCAGTGTGGAAATCTTTTAGCCTGCCAACACCGGGCTATTCCAATACATCCAATGGTATCAATGATCTGCCAGGCCATGGAACCACACTGAAGGTCTATCCGAATCCATGTACGACAGGGAAGCTGTATTTTGATACACCTGTCAGTATTTGCCTATATGACCTTTACGGCAGGTTGGTTCTGGAGAGCAAAAAAATAAAACAACTAGACCTAAGTTCCTTCAGGCCTGGTATTTATATCTTAATGACCGAAGAAGGTCAGTTTGCAAAGATTATCTTGCCGGTTTCGGGTTTCTGATTGACGATCAGCCGGTAGAAGTACACACCGGCATCTACTTTCCCGTCATCATCCTTTCTTCCGTCCCAATATATGATCTGACTTCCGGTGATGGCGTTTTCATTCAATAGCAGTCTGACCCTTCTTCCCATCAAATCATATATTTCCAATCTAACATTGGCCATTCCTTCGATCTTTATCTCAAAATTCACACCGCCTGCAGTGGGATTTGGAAATATAGTCAGCAGTCGGCAGTCGGCAGTGCATGATAGATGATTTTCGTTGTCAATACCGGTATTTAAATCCGGTTTAGCAAGCTTGATATCTGTATAAAGCCTGTATTCGCCGTGTTGCAGAGTTATAGGACTTTGTACATCGGTCACCGTGATCGAATCCCTTGTGAAATATTCATACCAGGTGCCTGTATGCTGAAAATTGGGATCTGCTGATCCATCTGTCAGGCCAAAGTTGCCCAGGATGGTAAGTGACATTGGCACATCGGTGATGTTTATCCGTTTCATGGCACCCGACAGGGAAAGTGTAAAATTGGAGCTTTCAAATACTTTTTGCTCTTTTTTTAAAGCTATAAGTGTGGCAAAAACATCATGCAGATATTTTCTTCGCCACTCACCATAGTAATCCCATCGCACTGGTTTTAGTCCAAGCCGTCCATTATAATCTATCGAATAATCATAGCCAAGCTCTCCAAACTGCCACATCATTTTAGGACCCGGTATGGTAAAGAAAAACAGTGCGTCCAGTTCGGTTCTCTGCAGTGCAGTGGCTGTATCTTTAATTTGGTATTCACCTGATGAGTTACCCCAGGTGATATTTTTATACATCATCCGTTCTTCATCATGGCTCTCCATATACACCACGGCATGTGGTTCATTCCATCCTCTTGCCTTATAGGATGCCCATGAAAAGTCGGAGTTATTCATCCAGCCCATTGATGACTGTGTATAAGGACCATTTTCATTACCCCAAAGCAGCATACCGTAATTGGCAAGGATTTTTTCCTCGTCATTATCGGCAAAATGTTCCAGGATGACAAAAGCATCAGATTTCGCCTGCCATATGGAATCGGCAATACGTTTTAGTATTGTTATCCGTGACGTATCCAAATGACCCCACTCTGCAGTGTTTCCAAGCGTGTTTTTCTGGGTAAAACCCTTTGACAGGTCAAACCTGAATCCATCGGCATGATATTCGTTGAGCCAGAATTTCACTACTCGGTCAACAAACCGTCTGGTGTCGACACTTTCATGGTTCATATCATACCCTACATTATAATCATGCTTTGGTATAGGATTAAACCATGGACTGTTGGCTGTGGGCCGGTTATTTTGTTTGTCCCAATACAGCATGACCATTGGTGACTGCCCGAAGGAATGGTTCAGTACAATGTCGAAAATGACGGCAATGCCCTTTGAGTGACAAATGTCGATGAGATCTTTTAGTTTATCCTTGGGTCCGTAATACTTATCTACAGCAAAATAATAGGAGGGATTATATCCCCAGCTGATATTGCCTTCGAACTCCATCACAGGCATCAGTTCAATGGCATTAACACCAAGTGTTTTCAGATAGTTAAGCGTATCGATGATGGCCTGAAAGGTATGATTGGTGGTGAAGTCCCTGACCAGGAGTTCATAGATCACCAGGTCAATGATGTGTGGAGAGGTAAAACCTGTGGTTTCCCACTGGTAGGGTTGCAGTGCTGTCTGGAAAACTGTTGCAATGCCTTGTGTCTTACCTTCAGGATAGGAAATGAGACCGGGATATATATCTGCTGTTATGTACTTGTCATTCCAGGGATCGCTGACTTTCTCTGCATAGGGATCCCCAATCATTAACTCTCCATCGACAAAATACTGAAAAATATATTCTTTTGAAGGAACCAGGTGGTTTAAGCGGATCCAGTAACGTGAGCTGTCGGGAGTTTTATACATATAATTAAATGTATCAACTTCCCAGTCACTGAAGTCGCCGACAGCAAAAACATAATCCTTATAAGGAGCATACAGGCAAAGGATGACGGTGCTGTCATCGACATAATTTATTCCCTCAGTGATACCTGCGGGCAAAGAGTTGATGATGGCAGGCTGCCTTACAAAATAATAGAAGGAGTCCGCCACAAAGCCAGTGTCGTTCGAAGCCATGACCTTTACATAGTATTTACCATAGTTGTCTGCGAACAGTGAGTCGGTGATGGTATTGCCCGCCACTTTTTTTAAAAGATTATCATTGACGTAAAGAGCCATAGAATCAGCGCCTATGGCAGTGGCCTGGACCGGAATAGTGTCGAATGGAACAGCGATGATAGCATATTTATCGGGAATCACAATTGAAACGTTCAATCCCGGTTCATAAACGTTTACAAAGATATCGCCTCCTGTTTCTGTTTTACCTTCGAGCCACTGTCCTCCGACCTGTGCTGCGCTGCGGAAAACAAAGGCCATTTGGAGTATTTTCTCGCCGCCTGGCACGTCATAATAAGCCTGAACTGACGGCGTAATGTTTAGCTGATATAGGTTTGGGGTAATACGTGTCATAAGGCATTTGGGAATATTTACACCCCAGTCTGCCTGAACATACTTCCAGTCGGTGGAGGAGGTGCTCTGATCGGTGATGACGCCTGTATGGGCATAAACATCACCGGTATATCCTTCCAGGCCGCCACTGCCCTGTGTAGCGTCGAAGGTGATGATGACAGCGTCGCTGACTGTGGGGAAGGCAGGCTCAGATATCACCACCTGAGCGCCGGACATGAATGACAGTGTCATAAATAACATGAAAGATACCAGGTACCAGGAACCAGGTCGCAGGTATCCCGACTTTGTATGGATTTCGCTCAGCTTCGCCTCGCTCAACCTGCAACCTGCAACCTGCAACCTGTAACCTCTTTTCATTAATATCCCGGATGATATGTTTAATAGAATCTTTTTCATCTGTTTCATTTATCAAATTGAAAATCTAATGGAATCAGGTGCAAATTTAACATTATTCATGGAATCCGGTCTACCATAATGGCGTCCCTAACGGGACTATGGATATTATTTATGGTTGGTGGGAGGGGAGGTTCTGTCCGGAAAATGATTATATTTACATGATATCTCATTTAGCTATAAGAAATAATGAAACAGCTTTTAATTATCGTTTGCGTTTTCCTTGTTTTTTATTCTTCTGCCCAGGACAGCCTGCGTTTTATTTCAGGCACAACTGGTGCGGCCTGCCAGGCTGTCAAATATCATAATGGTTACCTCTATGCAGGCACCGGATCGACACTCCGGGTTTATGATGCCACGACTCCTGTTCCTTTCGAGATGACATTTGAATACAGGTATAAATCAGTCATCATGGATATTCTTGTCAATGATGATTTTTTATATGTGGCTGCAAATTACGATGGTATGACAAAATGGGATCTGAATGAACCCTCAGCGCCTTCAAAGGTCTATGACATCCTTTGCGATGACGGAGGCTTGCCGATGCTGGATGTCTCGATTTCCGGTGACACCATTTTTCTGACGCGATTTAAAAAAATGTCAGCCTATATCGACTATGGTGAATCTTTTAGCAAGCTGGGTGATTTTGGATTTGTCAGCGGAACAGCGCGGCTTTATGGCGCTGATATTAAAAATGGTATCTGTGCTTATTCCGTTGCTGATGTGTTAAGCACTCAGAATGGCGTTTATCTTTACCGAACCTCCGATTTTTCATTTTTAAGCCGTTTTGTCCAGAGCTATTGCTGGCCTGAAAATGTGATATGGGGCAAAAACAATGATGTGCTTCATGTCATGGGTGGAACCAATACTGTAAACGGATACTTTTACAGTCTGGATATATCGAACATCTCTTCACCGCAAATGATCTTTTCCGATACCATCCTCGGTATGCCATTTGGTTTTGCC from Bacteroidota bacterium encodes:
- a CDS encoding TonB-dependent receptor; this encodes MSRISRIPKMPGLIVCFMIAVLFSYAQGVATGTITDMKTGQPVPGVSVHLKSGGTATATDIEGRFSITVPIGRQVLVLSFIGYKPVEILLNLKDNETKELGEIGIAADIIELKGVNIISSFAQERKTPIAMSTIKAMMIEKELGNQDYPAIMKMMPGIYVTREGGGTGDDRLSVRGFQQENVALLLNGVPVGSVENGLVYWSNWTGLADATQTIQVQKGLGASNVALNSVGGTINIITKTTESEKGGALKVSFTDYGNYKAMLSLSTGRLNGGYAVTFLGTRIKGPGYVDATYVDAWSYFLSVSKEFGRNHKLVFTGMGSPERHGQNVYKMSVEEYNKYGNKFNYDWGSYNGKINNLTENFYHKPQLNLNHYWNISDRSFLATSVYFSYGTGGGKWSESFYSPSIFTFRNPSNQVDWDAVYQENVTNQDSTKLANGQYVTGYSKYIQTHFLADHYWAGLLSTYKHDFGSRFNLMTGIHVRHFKSRLYEKVQDLLGGQYWIEDYAWAVDGVADRNEIKTIGDVIKLDNGAIISYAGAFGQLEYSGDVISAFIAGTISNTWYQREDRYNYISNIKSEQVTRGGFDVKTGINYNINSSHRVFLNTGYYSKEPYFKFIFVNFSNTVAQNIKNEKITAIEMGYGYHGKNVTLGINGYYTYWKDKSLLSNENIPLSDSTMTRAMIRGLDALHKGIELELSTRPFRFLDAGATLSLGNWKWKNNVIAELYNEDDVLIDTTEVYADGLYVGGAPQTQLGIFAGIGITPDLNLKINWLYYNRLWADFDPALRNNPDDHRQPYRLPRYSVVDILLNYHFTIGKQDASFEAGCYNVLGKEYILRGEDGPNHDEAGFRGFWSFGRTFNFGMRVEF
- a CDS encoding CotH kinase family protein, whose amino-acid sequence is MQYSYQHIARLSGSLLFLTFLLSVIICQAQPHFPDSTEIYRDNVVPRIDILIHPDSLAIIYEDLENDHEFPATFIFNNGMLYDTVDQIGFRLRGNTSRYAKKKSFKVSFNTYHQGRKFQGLEKMNLNSEHNDPSIIRAKLCWNILRKMEIASPNANHVEVYINGNYYGLYISVENVDETFVGSRFGNNDGNLYKCLWPADLTWLGDNPDDYKFVIDGRRAYELSINKEEDDYTDLRDFIKVLHFTSDEEFECAIEEIFNVYDYLKIMVFEILSGHWDDYIYNKNNFYLYHNTATGKFEFIPYDLDNTFGIDWFNIDWGTRSIYEWGPAESRPLFDRIMAVQKFRDQFSFYMSQTLQHIWNPIVFYPEIDQIRQLISPYVIDDPYYPQDYGYTYSDFLNSYNQPLGGHVKYGLKPYILTRFNTASGQVIQNNIIPVIKYIRHNGPSVYQYVLFRAFAEDDGDGLSVNARYTVDEGIYQILQLFDDGQHFDGGAGDRIYGNYLEGFSEPTQIRFQIQATDLTGKTNLLPCEPVLIDIATYQPPLLYINEFMANNDSTIADESGEFEDWLEIYNGDTESLWLGDKYMSDSLENPLMWPMPEIFLDPGAFILIWADNSPEEGLFHTKFKLNKAGEEITIFDAPSLGSPIIDRITYGPQESDISYGREIDGSAVWKSFSLPTPGYSNTSNGINDLPGHGTTLKVYPNPCTTGKLYFDTPVSICLYDLYGRLVLESKKIKQLDLSSFRPGIYILMTEEGQFAKIILPVSGF